TTCAGGGCAGGGGTTGGGACAGTGCTTGGGGTGCCTCTGACTGAAGCTGTGTCTGCCTGGGAGGGTCACCTGTGAGGAGATTCCTTGTGCCAGAGGCTGCAcaagggctgctgtggtggCTCTGATCCCCCACACAGTGGGCAGCaggatttgcttttcttgcCACCAGAACATCTTCCCATTTCCTGTAGCTGACACGCTCCAGGCTGATCTTTCTGTGTGACCAAagcttcccaggaaagctgcagctccacTGGAACCCCCCACCACATTCTGTCAGGGCAGACAGGATAACCGGACCTCTTCccaagcccctgccaggctgaaaTCAGGAGATGGAACCAGGGATCATCTCCACTGGGGCATTTCCCACACAGTCGTGCCCTCAGGCCTGCCCAGAACCCCAAACCTCCCTTAGCCTGTGCTGTACCAGCCACAATGACATCACAAGCaaagctgtgctcagctctggtggTCTGCAGAGGCATCAGCCTAATCCTGTGGgtcacaggtacctttggtgaGGGCTACAGGTCCAAAGTAATTTGTTTCCATCACTTTTTTATCCACATGCAGCCCTGTGTCCACGATGGTGCCTCTGAAGCTGATGCCAGCGTTGTTGATCAGGATGTCCACGTGACCCAAGGCCTTGAGGATCTCCTCAGCTGCATTCACCACAGCCTTGGTGTCTGAGAGGTCAAACACCACGGTGTGAGGCTCGTGTGGCTGTGAAGAAACTCAAGTTAGCAAAATCCAGTTCAGTGCTGGGtgtgccagctctgggatcccccagctctggaagcacaggagcagggccatGCAGACCCTGTTCCACGTGGGGAATTCATGGCAGAAGCAGGTTGTGCTCCTGTACCCTGTTCCTTATCCCTGAGCCTAGCAAAGGGACAAGGGGGATCTTCCTCAAGTACTAAAGTTTCCTGTTGTCTTATTAAAGAAAATGCATctgaaaaaggcaaaacctaACCCATGTGTtttctgcaggagccagcagtaCCTTTCTTAGCCGCAGTCAGCAGGCATaggcataaaaaataaaaacagaaatgaagtCACTTTTCTAGATTTGGTGTATGAGGTGCAGGTGTAAGGGGTCTGGACACTCTGCCCTCGTGTGCTTTCACTTCCATTTCTAGCCAAACTGGCTTCTTTTAGGGGTTTTTACAAGGAATGACATGCCAGCTCAGTGTACTCCTGTATCAGCATCCATCCCTAACCACAGAGCTGCATTTTTCCTATTGCTCAAGAGAACAGCCCACAGGCAATTCTGTAACTCCTGTGAGAGCCCAAGCAGAAATCCAGGCCAGGTGAGGCCAGGGCCTGTCCTGGTGCCACACTCACGTTCTTGCGGTGATTCTTGACAGCACAAAGCTCCTGCACCAGCCCCTTCAGCTTCTCACTGTCTCTGccacacagcaccagcctggagcCAGCTGCATGGAAAGCTTTGGCACATTCTGTGGAGAagcaagaagagagaaaagtggGCATGTGAATATCAGCCAAAGGACAGATCCACATCAGCCCTGGGGATAGCTCAAAGTGCTGTTTGCTGCAGGGTCTTTATTGCAGGTGGCTTTATTGCTGCTGTGTGGTGGCCAGGCTGACTGACAGAGAGGTCACAGCCACTCCCACTCTCCTGGGACTGTGACAGACACatgaggcagctgctgtgctcacaACATTCAGTGCTGGTCAGACACTCACTGTGCTCTTCACACATCCTCCCCCTCAGCTGGTCACATTTACCTCTTTGTTTTTGACCACAGTTACCCTGTGTGTGTCATCTACCACAGGTCTTAGGAGTTTCAGTTTTAATGAACACCTCCAGAGGTTCTGGGAGCCTGGGCTTTAATGCCTTCATCAAGGTGATTCTCTTCATGGGGaaaagcctggagaagggatgcCAGGCCATTGTCCTCCTAATTGCATGTTCCTGTCCCCTCTGGGAGCCAGAGGGACAAACTGCTTGTTTGCACAAGGGGTGACAGTGGATGGCAGTGAACACACAGTAATTAGAGGTGGTCTGGTGTATTAATAACTAGGAGTAAGGGGAGTTGTAGAAGATCTTGCAAATGAGTCAAAAAGGGAGGAAACTTTACAGTACAGTGGTGGAAGTCTCTACaccccacagcacagacagctccagctggaaGGTCTCTCCTGGAATGCTAATTTCCTCTCTTCTTGATGAGAAGTACAAGATCCTTTACCACTCCCACTCTTTGGTTGAGGCAGGCAGAGAGAACCAGTTCATCTCCTTTGGCCAGTTCCTGAACACCCCTGTCCTTAGGGACAAACTCACATGCAAAGGCAGCATCAATTAAAGCTCTATTTGTTCTAGAAATGTACTCATCCTAATGAGAGGCCTTGATAGCAGAGAGCACCTTGTCTTCTCTTCAAGCAGCTTTTAAAGCAATTATAGAAAGCAGAATTAGAGAATGTAGCCACTGAAGCAAAACATAagtttcatttggaaaaaaatactccCTGGTGTTAATAATGCCAAGAGTTTGACTTTAGAGTGGATGGATTTGTACCATGACAGGTACCTTAACTTGAGTGTGAGGGACAAAGAAAAGGAGTGGAAAGttttgcagagcagctggaattaAGTGAAGGCAGAACACAATTTCTGGGaggttttaaagaaataatttggcTTCCTGGCTTTTTCAGGATTTAGGGAAAAGACCCCTGACAGCACAAGAACAGCATCTAATTCCTTGTTTGATGAGCTCCAGTTTATACAaggtgatttaatttttttgtaccAAATGTTGAGACTTCCTTGCATATACATCTACAAGAAGAATCAATCAAAATTACTGTCTGAAAGGAAGAATGATCATGCACTTTTTTGACTTCAGGGACAATATGTAATGATATGGAAGAATCAATCATTTAATTTACACAAATTAAATCGAAAAATAAACCCCAGAAGAAGGTAGTTTATGCCATGGCAGCCTTACTGGGAGCTGTAGTTGGTTCAGAGCTGGAAAAAGCCATTTCAGTCCTGCTTGCCCACCCAGGTGGGGCAGCAAGAGCTGGAGCTtcatgcacagcacagcagtgacctgagagctgtgcccaggctgctctgctcattTCCCTGGCATCTCCCAGGTGCTTATTGGAACAGGAATGGTCTCTACCAGGCTGgcaggtgctggcagagctgactGAAACCAAGTGCTTATGACTCAGGTGGGAGCTGCGTGTCTCAAACTCAGATCAGCAGGAGCTTTCAGCTCAttcctgctttgctcctgccacagccccctGCCCGTGCTGCCCTTGGTGGGCTGTGTGTGTCCATACCTTTCCCCAGGCCAGAGGTGGCCCCTGTGATCACCACCACAGCCTCCTGCAGGTAGGTTCGCATCCGCACCCACTGCAGCAGCCGGAACAGCGCGAAGATGCCCAGGCTGCCGAAGAGCAGCGGGATGATGACAGTGCTGGTGAAATCCATCAGCTTCCCTTTCTCAGCTGTCTTCCTAGAGCCACAGGGTGAGAGGAAAGAGATCATTTCACCATGAGGAAAATGAGCAAAGGCCTGAAAACTACTTTGAAATTATTCTTCTTAACCCTGCCTTAGACCACCAATAAACCACCAAGGTACCTCTGTGTCTTCAGCAGGTTTTCTCATCCCTTCATTCAGGTTTTGGAAAGTTCACATCAGTACCCAATTTTAAGCACTGAAACAGTAATGAAGTGAACATCCCAGCAGGACACTTGGCATTGCATCCTGTCAGCTGTCCCATCACAAACTTGGGTTCAGGGATGCTGTTCCCATGTTTTGCCCTAAATTCACCCTCTTGTGTGGAAGTTCCTCAGGGCTGGGATATTTCTCCACATTCTTCTGATTGTATAAAACTGTTCAGATTTCTCTAGAACAGCCAGTACCAGAGTATCTACAAGCCAGAGATCAGTTACTGTGTGTTATCCCAGATGGATATAAGCCAGTCTGTCTTTTGGAGGCTCCAGGTTTTCTCTCTGAGCCAGTAATTTGCTTAACACACTGAAATCTCATCCTGGGATTGGATTCTGATACCAAGGCATAGCCCTAATCTCCTTGCTAAGCCATTCCTTCAAGAGAGTTTATGTGACAGCTTACTAAGGGCCAAAGAGCAAGTGGGACTCCTGTGAAAAGGCCACTAATTTTCCCTCTGTATATCCCTGAGCTTTTATCAAAGCTTGGTGTAAGAGTACAGTTAATTACAACCCCTTCCTGAAATCTTCTGGGTCACACATGAAGTCACAATGAAACATCAGGgtattttcccttcccttcttctttCTCATGCAGGCAGAGTTTGAACTCTTGCAGTCTGAACTGCAAGACAGGCCTTTACTGGGAAGATACTGGGAAATTCTGGGCACACAACTTGTGCTCCTTCAAACACAAGGAGAGcatgagaagcagaaaacaaga
This genomic window from Molothrus aeneus isolate 106 chromosome 16, BPBGC_Maene_1.0, whole genome shotgun sequence contains:
- the DHRS7B gene encoding dehydrogenase/reductase SDR family member 7B isoform X2; the encoded protein is MDFTSTVIIPLLFGSLGIFALFRLLQWVRMRTYLQEAVVVITGATSGLGKECAKAFHAAGSRLVLCGRDSEKLKGLVQELCAVKNHRKNPHEPHTVVFDLSDTKAVVNAAEEILKALGHVDILINNAGISFRGTIVDTGLHVDKKVMETNYFGPVALTKALLPSMIKRRQGHIVAISSVQGKISIPFRSAYAASKHATQAFFDCLRAEVEQYDIEVTVVSPGYIQTNLSLNAVTADGSRYGVMDKTTAEGQTAAEVAQVVLNAVGQKKKEVLVAGLTPCLAVYLRNLCPRLFFTLMASRAKKERKAKGS
- the DHRS7B gene encoding dehydrogenase/reductase SDR family member 7B isoform X1, which gives rise to MVTAAARKTAEKGKLMDFTSTVIIPLLFGSLGIFALFRLLQWVRMRTYLQEAVVVITGATSGLGKECAKAFHAAGSRLVLCGRDSEKLKGLVQELCAVKNHRKNPHEPHTVVFDLSDTKAVVNAAEEILKALGHVDILINNAGISFRGTIVDTGLHVDKKVMETNYFGPVALTKALLPSMIKRRQGHIVAISSVQGKISIPFRSAYAASKHATQAFFDCLRAEVEQYDIEVTVVSPGYIQTNLSLNAVTADGSRYGVMDKTTAEGQTAAEVAQVVLNAVGQKKKEVLVAGLTPCLAVYLRNLCPRLFFTLMASRAKKERKAKGS